The DNA segment TAGTCCTAGGTCCGGTAAACAAGAAATGGAAGGAGGCAGATTTTCACTATTATTTTCTTTCGTGACTAGGCAACAGACCCTATCACaagacaatattttttttttttttttctagtggGGACGATAAGCTCTGAAAGAACAGAATTGCCTATCCTTTTTTCGTTTTATCCCtcgggaaaagaaaaagaatactTCCATCTCCAAGTTTAACTCAGACGTAGCTCGCTTTGACTTCTTTTTGGGTGTGAAGCAAGTGTCAAACCAAACACTACCCAAAGGACTACTTAGCCTCTCCCTGAGAAAAGGAGGTGATTCCGATCCAGCTAGCAAGCCCTTCCAGTATGGGCTACTTGTTTACCGCACTTCAAATCCAACGTCACTAACAGCCCTACCCTCGCATCCCCTCCTTCGCGGTAAGGTAACGACTTCGAGCATGGCCAGCTCCCATATGGTGATGGCCGGTATGTACAACAGGCCCGGGACGATTCACCGTTGTAACTGGCTAACCCGGCGATTAACTAGCGATTCAGCAGCTTCAATTGCAGGTGAGTTGCACCCCTCCTACAATCCGATACGAGGACATGGGTTTTTGGAGTTTAGCTCACCCTGCGTGAGGAATCCAACCCTTTTCCCCCCTGGCCATTGTAAGCATGTGTGTCGCCGCGGCATAGGGCCATGATACTTTGACGTCATCCTCGGACGCTTCCTCCGCCTTCCGGCATTTATTTCCACCAGCCAGTCTGCTCAGGGTTCCACAACCTCAACGGTTTGGCAGACCTAACACGAGGGTTTGCGCTCGTCTGCGGGACTCTAAACCAACACCTTAGTACAACCAGGCACTGAGCCTAACGACACGCCAATGCACCAACCTGTCGCCCGCGCATTCCCCGAAGGCACCCTCTCCTTTCAGAGGGGATTCGCTGGCGGCATGTCAAAGCCCGTGGTAAGCGTTCTATTCGCTTATTCTTTTGCGCTTTGCATCGGAATTAAAACCACCCACAATGCTCCACTGTGGGCTNNNNNNNNNNNNNNNNNNNNNNNNNCACTGCTTGTGTGGGCCCTCGtcaattcctttgagtttcatTTTTGCGAACGTACTCCCCAGGCGGGATACTTAACATGTTAGCTACAACACTGCACGGGTCGATATGCACAGCGCCTAGTATCCATCGTTTATGGCTAGGACTACTGGGGTATCTAATCCCATTCACTCCCCTAGCTTTCGTCTCTCCGCGTGAATCTCAGCAATCACTTGTTTTGATTCTACATATTGATCGTTTTGAACTAAAAGTGTCAAACCAAAATACTCAACAAGCATTAGCTCTCCCTGAAAAGGAGGTGATCCAGCCGCACCTTCCAATACGGCTACCTTGTTACGACTTCACTCCAGTCACTAGCCCTGCCTTCGGCATCCCCCTCCTTGCGGTTAAGGtaacgacttccaaatcatcCAGTAACAATTGATctaaacattattattttgaaagacGAAAATATAATCATAGTTTATTAATATCGAAAATATTTCGTTACTAGAGAACAAATAAACGAATATTTATTCTAACTCAAAGGGAGAAATTCATTGGAGTACCGACGTGTATCAATGCACCTGAATTTACATATAGTAATGTCCATCTCTTACCAAAAACAAGTCATTTATGGATATTATCAGGAGGTTCGTGCGGATGCAGTGTAGTCTCTTTTTCACTCTACAAGGATCAAGATCAAATTAACGTTCATTCTCGGTACAATATTGACGATCTTACAAAGATATAATTTCAGTTAATTTCCATTTACTGATCTCATCTTTTACAGAATCGATCCCCTTTTGACTGTACAAGAATATGTGGAGCTCGGCATGTCTGGAAGCACAGGAGAACGTTCTTTTGCTAATATTATCACCAGTATTCGATACTGGATCATTCATAGTGGCCAAATTGGTGTATTACCAGATCACGCACCTATTGCCACAGCTATAGATATAGGTATTTTAAAAATACGCCTTACTCCTAATGACGGATGGTTAACGATGGCTCTGATGGTTGGTTTTGCTAGAATAGGCAATAATGAGGTCACTATTTTAGTAAATGATGCGGAGAAGGCTAGTGACATTGATCCACAAAAAGCTCAGCAAACTCTTGAAATAGCGGAAGCTCAGGGCAAGAGACAAACAATCGAGGCAAATTTAGCTCTCAGACGAGCTAGGACACGAGTAGAGGCTATCAATGGCGTACCTAGTTAATGCGTCGAAATAATCAAgtgaaatgaaattttcatggaaaaaagaattacaattaaaaaatgaaatatgggGGAGAGAGAGATAagaaccttttctccaaacccgttttctaaaaccgttttccctaaaacggggatGGAGGTTGcgaagaggcactcggtgtgccaccggcagtccgtattcggagttggctgacttgttcgtgagcgggacaACAAGTGTCGCACATTCATCGCTGAAGAGAGAGCTTCCGAAAGAGACGATTGTGACACTAGGCATAAATGAGTATCAGGACctcaaaaaaaattatctttccGTCCTATCTTATGAACAACTTTAAGGTGTATGTGaagtttcatatttttattctttagcAGAAGCAGGACGATAGAGATTCCATTTAACTTAAGTTGATTCTAGGTTCAAGAAGCATAACCTACGTCAGTGATAACCCTTCTTTGAAACACTTTGGTAGTGGCTCCGAGATTTGAATCAAAAGAGAATGAATCGAGCACATGGAACCACGCATTACCCAGACAGAAACTAAGTTCCCACTCTCGACCCATGTAACATGCCTACACCAAGTAAGAAGTGTAGAAACAATGTAACTCAAAGGACCACCATTGTATAACATTCATCAACGGAAGCAGCTTCCCAAATTGGTAAAAGTGTAAACTGATAGCTGCAGAAGTAGGATAATAACACCAGAAATAATATTGTTTCCCGTAAATAGTAGATCCAGAAACAGGTTCATGAATACCATCAATATCTACTAGAGGAGTAGCATAATGAAGCAATAATAACTACAGAAGTGTGGTCAATAACGGTAGGGATCAATCAAAAACACCAAACCATCAAATATAAAGACGGTTTTTCAGTGCTTAGTTATCTGCAGTTACAAAAAACATGCCCAAAATAGCCGGCCTTTTTTTTNNNNNNNNNNNNNNNNNNNNNNNNNNNNNNNNNNNNNNNNNNNNNNNNNNNNNNNNNNNNNNNNNNNNNNNNNNNNNNNNNNNNNNNNNNNNNNNNNNNNNNNNNNNNNNNNNNNNNNNNNNNNNNNNNNNNNNNNNNNNNNNNNNNNNNNNNNNNNNNNNNNNNNNNNNNNNNNNNNNNNNNNNNNNNNNNNNNNNNNNNNNNNNNNNNNNNNNNNNNNNNNNNNNNNNNNNNNNNNNNNNNNNNNNNNNNNNNNNNNNNNNNNNNNNNNNNNNNNNNNNNNNNNNNNNNNNNNNNNNNNNNNNNNNNNNNNNNNNNNNNNNNNNNNNNNNNNNNNNNNNNNNNNNNNNNNNNNNNNNNNNNNNNNNNNNNNNNNNNNNNNNNNNNNNNNNNNNNNNNNNNNNNNNNNNNNNNNNNNNNNNNNNNNNNNNNNNNNNNNNNNNNNNNNNNNNNNNNNNNNNNNNNNNNNNNNNNNNNNNNNNNNNNNNNNNNNNNNNNNNNNNNNNNNNNNNNNNNNNNNNNNNNNNNNNNN comes from the Benincasa hispida cultivar B227 chromosome 5, ASM972705v1, whole genome shotgun sequence genome and includes:
- the LOC120077226 gene encoding ATP synthase epsilon chain, chloroplastic-like, whose protein sequence is MDIIRRIDPLLTVQEYVELGMSGSTGERSFANIITSIRYWIIHSGQIGVLPDHAPIATAIDIGILKIRLTPNDGWLTMALMVGFARIGNNEVTILVNDAEKASDIDPQKAQQTLEIAEAQGKRQTIEANLALRRARTRVEAINGVPS